The following coding sequences are from one Panicum hallii strain FIL2 chromosome 5, PHallii_v3.1, whole genome shotgun sequence window:
- the LOC112895834 gene encoding uncharacterized protein LOC112895834 isoform X1 gives MDTQENTTPTHHRKEKKKESAKKKERARKRTSSVLDSTNVSDTVNEEMAEYDLDGPTIGEKLATLDLINRDNEKNDTQEQTLSMAPPSADSVHILLKQALRADDNISLLACLYNRDQKVIAKSISLLTPSDVVKLLKFFVLQIQSRGAVLVCSLPWLQTLLNRHMSSIVSQESSLSLLNSLYQLIDARTSTFKSALQLSTTLDYLFSEIADDEADDEEVEPPIIYEDKDTDDEESEVDAMETDREEAEELGDVTDASEHSDGSEIMSD, from the exons ATGGATACGCAAGAGAACACAACCCCCACTCATCAtcgaaaagaaaagaaaaaagaaagtgcaaagaaaaaagagagagcAAGGAAGAGGACATCATCTGTTTTGGATTCTACTAATG TTTCAGACACAGTCAATGAGGAAATGGCAGAGTATGATCTTGATGGACCTACTATCGGTGAAAAACTAGCTACTCTGGATTTGATCAATAGAGATAATGAAAAGAATGATACTCAAGAGCAAACACTGTCTATGGCGCCACCAAGTGCAGATTCAGTCCATATTTTGCTCAAGCAAGCTCTGCGTGCTGATGATAACATATCATTGCTAGCTTGCTTGTATAATAGAGATCAGAAG GTTATTGCAAAATCTATATCACTCCTAACACCATCAGATGTTGTGAAGCTTCTCAAGTTCTTCGTATTGCAAATACAATCGAG GGGCGCAGTATTGGTTTGTTCACTTCCCTGGCTGCAAACTTTACTTAATCGGCACATGAGCAGCATTGTGTCCCAGGAATCTTCTCTGTCCTTGCTCAACTCTCTCTACCAG CTTATTGATGCAAGAACATCAACATTCAAGTCAGCGCTTCAACTCTCTACCACTCTAGATTATCTTTTCAGCGAG ATTGCTGATGATGAAGCTGATGATGAAGAGGTAGAACCACCAATCATTTATGAGGACAAGGACACTGATGATGAAGAATCTGAAGTTGATGCTATGGAAACCGACAGAGAAGAGGCTGAAGAGCTTGGGGATGTTACTGATGCCTCTGAGCATTCAGATGGAAGTGAGATAATGAGCGACTGA
- the LOC112895834 gene encoding uncharacterized protein LOC112895834 isoform X2 produces MDTQENTTPTHHRKEKKKESAKKKERARKRTSSVLDSTNDTVNEEMAEYDLDGPTIGEKLATLDLINRDNEKNDTQEQTLSMAPPSADSVHILLKQALRADDNISLLACLYNRDQKVIAKSISLLTPSDVVKLLKFFVLQIQSRGAVLVCSLPWLQTLLNRHMSSIVSQESSLSLLNSLYQLIDARTSTFKSALQLSTTLDYLFSEIADDEADDEEVEPPIIYEDKDTDDEESEVDAMETDREEAEELGDVTDASEHSDGSEIMSD; encoded by the exons ATGGATACGCAAGAGAACACAACCCCCACTCATCAtcgaaaagaaaagaaaaaagaaagtgcaaagaaaaaagagagagcAAGGAAGAGGACATCATCTGTTTTGGATTCTACTAATG ACACAGTCAATGAGGAAATGGCAGAGTATGATCTTGATGGACCTACTATCGGTGAAAAACTAGCTACTCTGGATTTGATCAATAGAGATAATGAAAAGAATGATACTCAAGAGCAAACACTGTCTATGGCGCCACCAAGTGCAGATTCAGTCCATATTTTGCTCAAGCAAGCTCTGCGTGCTGATGATAACATATCATTGCTAGCTTGCTTGTATAATAGAGATCAGAAG GTTATTGCAAAATCTATATCACTCCTAACACCATCAGATGTTGTGAAGCTTCTCAAGTTCTTCGTATTGCAAATACAATCGAG GGGCGCAGTATTGGTTTGTTCACTTCCCTGGCTGCAAACTTTACTTAATCGGCACATGAGCAGCATTGTGTCCCAGGAATCTTCTCTGTCCTTGCTCAACTCTCTCTACCAG CTTATTGATGCAAGAACATCAACATTCAAGTCAGCGCTTCAACTCTCTACCACTCTAGATTATCTTTTCAGCGAG ATTGCTGATGATGAAGCTGATGATGAAGAGGTAGAACCACCAATCATTTATGAGGACAAGGACACTGATGATGAAGAATCTGAAGTTGATGCTATGGAAACCGACAGAGAAGAGGCTGAAGAGCTTGGGGATGTTACTGATGCCTCTGAGCATTCAGATGGAAGTGAGATAATGAGCGACTGA
- the LOC112894769 gene encoding uncharacterized protein LOC112894769 gives MSSSLAIVEKRPSPFPGGGCAGGVLFHLLDWHRRLARKRRLFSPRRLLPCSLRSSPRRLPCPGPPPAPPPPASPHQAAGAADGAAPGVVARLMGLESWPAAAAAPRPQKQRKVEASRPDGDDSAVVLVLPTPTSRSLRPPAPAPAPAQTTARSHHGADLPARARIVHAAAAKLLEQGARASSRASARMALAYACSSPQHRREGHSGALLQGSDVGDDFLSSSESLLTPSTSTRVQVQPPVLPAETGCDSAAVLRRHEQRSIDNNAANVEISTSTVVLPRMDFADANISKRSFAMDAKHKESKVRNEVVRTCARVRSSAAAVQTGAERLRKRATPTRPDVSGGANSGSLAESMRQVGCARELVSAGRRVPQSGSGPRREHMGSITKQGNTTRRDGINRSGLASTSRISSSGSGPKRGSRKVGRDTVASNRDGRNAVAFTSRSSTKPVARASPRINELKSGCPSRLAHDTTHVQMPTPDTKYVEASPSVMATSEKDEFSRLLKAKMNELGLSDRNEFTSSDDPSEKLTATMLQELISALTSDMNTSISKSSNYSDASIPLRCNGGSGNIDCIDRSCYIFSNDQSPDFQKCYQNEQDVDSSATSVNNEPNQPSPTSVLEASFSNDASSLGSPVEKNEGKDLFVSTENKMEDLFNLESDIINLAMSIDTRKTDAFFSNTRKTDAEETLNDNDKLSCSQNFLAPDSKFLKSRLRIIGEAAISNAELLLGSSIHPFIIEMLENAMDMYDGGEYSDLAEDKKYQHTNFLFDCIVESLDSKFCNFGKCGYKAWLRLPSSLSKDLLKCQVLEDIGNWRESSGTALRQVSDKEVDQVTARWDASLVEAFDISIAIENDILEALVGEFALDLW, from the exons ATGAGCAGCAGCCTCGCCATAGTGGAGAAGCGGCCGTCGCCATtccccggcggcggctgcgcggGCGGCGTGCTCTTCCACCTCCTCGACTGgcaccgccgcctcgcgcgCAAGCGCAGGCTCTtctccccgcgccgcctcctcccctgCTCGCTCCGCTCCTCCCCGCGCAGGCTCCCGTGCCCGGggcctccgcccgccccgccgccgcccgcgtcgcCGCACCAGGCCGCCGGCGCGGCCGATGGGGCCGCCCCGGGCGTCGTCGCGCGCCTCATGGGCCTCGAGTCctggcccgccgccgcggcggccccGAGGCCGCAGAAGCAGAGGAAGGTGGAGGCGTCGCGCCCGGACGGCGACGACTCCGCGGTGGTGCTGGTGCTGCCTACGCCTACTAGCCGGAGCCtgcgcccgcccgcgcctgcgcctgcgcccgcgcagacgacggcgaggagccACCACGGGGCCGACCTGCCGGCGCGGGCCCGGATCgtgcacgcggcggcggcgaagctgTTGGAGCAGGGCGCGCGCGCCAGCTCGCGGGCGAGCGCCAGGATGGCCCTCGCGTACGCCTGCTCTTCCCCGCAGCACCGCAGGGAAGGCCACTCCGGCGCCTTGCTTCAAGGCTCGGACGTGGGCGACGACTTCCTGTCTAGCTCTGAGAGCCTGTTGACGCCTTCTACCTCTACACGGGTACAGGTGCAGCCTCCTGTTCTCCCGGCGGAGACAGGTTGTGACAGCGCTGCTGTCTTGCGTAGGCACGAGCAGCGCTCCATAGACAATAATGCTGCCAATGTGGAAATCAGTACCAGTACAGTAGTGTTGCCAAGAATGGATTTTGCTGATGCAAACATCAGCAAGCGCAGCTTTGCTATGGATGCCAAGCACAAGGAGAGTAAAGTAAGAAATGAGGTAGTACGCACTTGTGCCAGGGTTAGATCGAGTGCTGCTGCCGTTCAAACTGGAGCTGAGAGGTTGCGCAAACGAGCAACACCCACTCGGCCGGATGTTTCAGGTGGTGCCAACTCTGGAAGCTTGGCAGAATCGATGCGCCAAGTTGGGTGTGCTCGTGAATTGGTATCTGCTGGTAGGAGAGTACCACAAAGTGGTTCTGGTCCAAGAAGAGAGCACATGGGTTCGATCACCAAACAAGGGAACACCACCCGCAGAGATGGGATCAACCGAAGTGGATTAGCATCCACAAGCAGGATTTCAAGCAGTGGATCAGGGCCAAAAAGGGGATCACGGAAGGTGGGGCGTGATACAGTAGCCAGTAACAGGGATGGCAGAAATGCAGTTGCATTTACTTCTAGATCATCCACAAAACCAGTGGCCAGAGCTTCGCCGCGCATCAATGAGTTGAAGAGTGGGTGCCCAAGTAGACTAGCACACGATACAACTCATGTTCAAATGCCGACTCCAGATACCAAATATGTGGAAGCCTCACCTTCTGTTATGGCTACTTCTGAGAAAGATGAATTTAGCAGGCTGTTGAAAGCAAAAATGAATGAGCTTGGCTTGTCTGACAGGAATGAGTTTACATCAAGTGACGACCCTTCAGAGAAATTGACGGCAACTATGCTGCAAGAGCTCATTTCCGCACTTACTAGTGACATGAACACTTCAATCTCCAAAAGTAGCAACTACTCAGATGCATCAATACCCTTAAGATGCAATGGAGGCAGTGGAAATATTGACTGCATCGATCGATCATGTTATATATTCTCCAATGATCAATCACCTGATTTCCAGAAGTGTTATCAG AATGAACAAGATGTTGATTCTTCTGCTACATCAGTGAACAATGAGCCCAACCAGCCAAGTCCAACATCAGTCCTTGAAGCATCCTTCTCCAATGATGCTTCTTCTTTAGGAAGTCCAGTTGAAAAGAATG AGGGTAAAGACTTATTTGTGTCAACTGAGAACAAGATGGAAGACCTGTTTAATTTGGAGTCTGACATCATCAATTTAGCAATGTCAATTGATACAAGGAAAACTGATGCTTTCTTCTCGAACACAAGGAAAACTGATGCTGAAGAAACTCTTAATGACAACGACAAGTTATCATGTTCACAGAATTTTCTTGCACCTGATTCTAAATTCTTAAAGTCCAGGCTCCGCATCATCGGAGAAGCAGCTATTTCAAATGCCGAACTGCTTTTGGGCAGTAGCATCCATCCTTTCATCATTGAGATGCTGGAAAATGCTATGGATATGTATGATGGAGGAGAGTATTCTGATCTTGCTGAAGATAAGAAATATCAACATACCAACTTCCTGTTTGACTGCATTGTTGAATCATTGGATTCAAAATTCTGCAATTTTGGTAAATGTGGGTACAAGGCTTGGCTGAGATtgccgagcagtttgagcaaaGATCTGTTGAAGTGCCAAGTATTGGAAGATATCGGCAATTGGAGGGAATCAAGTGGGACTGCTCTTAGACAAGTTTCTGACAAAGAAGTGGACCAAGTGACTGCCAGGTGGGATGCAAGTCTGGTTGAAGCATTTGACATCAGCATTGCCATCGAGAATGACATTCTTGAGGCGCTTGTTGGTGAGTTTGCACTCGACCTATGGTGA
- the LOC112895322 gene encoding uncharacterized protein LOC112895322: MPRSSSSPGSRPILGRAMATILALPLTPISKAKCGLLLFKKRASAAARRRCYKPFRHYNYAYVGEYQFSPSRSPLLPGPPPGVTAWRRAAAKRRRGRARMILASLFCGGDEVDVAVLDGLARRAGAGDDARSDREQLVLAPALEWGRDDGDAYACDDDEEEEEEQEVVDYGEEGEDEEVDGRAERFIQRFYAEMRLQRQRSLAQRLL; encoded by the coding sequence aTGCCGAGgtcctcctccagccccggctccAGGCCGATCCTGGGCCGGGCGATGGCCACCATCCTGGCGCTGCCGCTGACCCCGATCTCCAAGGCCAAGTGCGGCCTGCTCCTCTTCAAGAAGCGCGCGTCCGCCGCGGCCAGGCGCCGCTGCTACAAGCCGTTCCGCCACTACAACTACGCGTACGTGGGCGAGTACCAGTTCTCGCCCTCCCGCTCCCCGCTCCTCCCGGGCCCGCCCCCCGGCGTCACGGCCTGGCGGAGGGCCGCCGCCAAGAGGCGCCGGGGCAGGGCCAGGATGATCCTCGCGTCGCTATtctgcggcggcgacgaggtggACGTCGCCGTGCTGGACGGGCTGGCGCGccgggccggcgccggcgacgatgCGCGGTCGGACAGGGAGCAGCTCGTGCTCGCCCCGGCTCTTGAGTGGGGGCGCGACGACGGCGACGCCTACGCctgcgacgacgacgaggaggaggaggaggagcaggaggtggtggaCTACGGGGAAGAGGGGGAGGACGAGGAGGTCGACGGCCGCGCCGAGCGCTTCATCCAGCGGTTCTACGCCGAGATGAGGCTGCAGAGGCAGAGGTCTCTCGCCCAACGCCTGCTCTAG